A DNA window from Syngnathus typhle isolate RoL2023-S1 ecotype Sweden linkage group LG2, RoL_Styp_1.0, whole genome shotgun sequence contains the following coding sequences:
- the LOC133168552 gene encoding microtubule-associated protein tau-like isoform X5, with product MLATVPLTSIGAHPIRLVSIVGAGTSLSLVAHPQQAGQGMADSRQPDEHWAPNGQENGQNGYSAYRENGFHGGAAAHPNATVCVSLSPSTVDDSANLPPSPPPSPSAQQIGPAPQDKLEPVSAFSAEEQQQDEQEEVAVCQEEEVTYGQAGALEQKDLLADAQVWGCEQAQAPELQNGGSRHREHSPSEQARLEEKTKKEAQEGNREKTVGAIQVISQCGEADTGSDSKTSFKFITTSEESEDEAEGRKSRMFSEHLCPVPGRFLSKLTLGEQMMGEDQQGEVFNEYSVPMPSPEDSSYPLMDFQINNLGDQTIDNKGSNLGISQKSPSRGKILEKAVTGGMKPDRLRIPKIGPKDRLTEFPLGNALPGDMKIPTIPEVDIEKDPSREASPVPPDTSFIFTSPETERERQKQDCKKFLCDPRTPARSETKGKDEIPEAQKPSDGTSALYLQEGSPKPQFPSPVIIIPQAQVEEEDDREVVEDLGCDADEPALPKVDQKEPQVAQVIQENNCVGQAKRHFCSPSVCSDEDHQDDATERREEKKQSSMEIGQKIEDPCQASIDEAPADVSICDTDSSWIDSKDDDKTITTKQIRTFPPTQSVTLGVDTPTKRFPGRGSKVLRKGLGFRPKEEMKKKKVAIIRRADQNKVSAFQARKSLAKAAVKHPRPALLHRRKAAGVESSQPLSVHQSRERPTERTYRSPEKRSSLPRPSKSLTRHLPASEQEDNSTPCRPTCTDSGRSWSARSGTSTPGSTAVTPGTPPSYSRTPGSRTPGSHTPKSFSVLQEKKVAIIRTPPKSPSSAQRQLKVLNQPLPDLKNVKSKIGSTANLKHQPKGGQVMIPSVKLDFSHVQAKCGSLNKLQHTPGGGNVQIQSNKIDLSHITSKCGSMSNIRYRPGGGNVRIENVKLDFKDKAQPKIGSMDNASHMPGGGNVMIESHKLSFRETAKARVDHGAEIVVTHSPGLGMGGTSPHLSSDGSINQLDSPQLCTLAQDVTAALAKQGL from the exons ATGCTGGCAACCGTGCCGTTGACGTCCATCGG AGCACATCCAATCAGACTGGTCAGCATCGTTGGTGCAGGCACCTCTTTGAGTCTG GTGGCCCATCCCCAGCAGGCAGGTCAAGGCATGGCAGACAGTCGGCAGCCAGACGAGCATTGGGCCCCCAACGGCCAAGAGAACGGCCAGAACGGCTACTCGGCCTACCGTGAGAACGGATTCCACGGCGGGGCGGCTGCGCATCCCAACGCAACAG tgtgtgtgtctctttctCCCTCCACAGTGGATGACTCGGCCAATTtgcctccctcccctcctccctcTCCATCCGCTCAGCAGATTGGGCCGGCGCCACAAG ATAAATTAGAACCTGTCAGTGCTTTCTCTGCGGAGGAGCAACAACAGGATGAGCAGGAGGAAGTTGCCGTTTGCCAGGAGGAGGAAGTGACATATGGGCAAGCGGGCGCCTTAGAACAGAAAGATTTGCTAGCCGATGCGCAGGTTTGGGGCTGCGAGCAAGCTCAGGCACCTGAGCTGCAAAATGGAGGAAGTCGTCACAGGGAACACAGTCCTTCGGAACAAG CCCGACTCGAAGAAAAGACCAAAAAGGAGGCACAAGAGGGAAACCGGGAGAAAACCGTCGGAGCGATCCAAGTAATTTCACAATGTGGTGAAGCTGATACGGGCTCGGACTCAAAAACCTCCTTTAAGTTCATCACCACGTCTGAAGAGAGCGAAGATGAAGCGGAGGGACGGAAATCCAGAATGTTTTCTGAACACTTGTGCCCTGTCCCTGGAAGATTTTTATCCAAACTCACCCTTGGAGAGCAAATGATGGGTGAAGACCAACAAGGGGAGGTCTTTAACGAATATTCTGTCCCCATGCCTTCTCCTGAGGACTCTTCTTACCCTTTGATGGATTTTCAAATCAACAACCTTGGAGATCAAACAATCGATAATAAAGGATCTAATCTTGGAATATCGCAAAAATCACCTTCACGGGGGAAGATACTGGAAAAAGCTGTGACCGGTGGAATGAAACCAGATCGCCTCCGAATCCCAAAAATTGGTCCGAAAGACAGACTGACTGAGTTTCCTTTGGGGAACGCTCTACCCGGTGACATGAAGATACCAACAATTCCTGAAGTGGACATTGAGAAAGACCCTTCAAGAGAAGCCTCTCCTGTCCCACCGGACACTTCCTTCATCTTTACATCTCCAGAAACTGAGCGTGAGAGACAGAAACAAGATTGCAAGAAGTTCCTCTGTGATCCCAGAACACCTGCAAGGTCAGAAACAAAAGGAAAGGATGAGATCCCTGAAGCCCAAAAGCCCTCTGATGGAACGAGTGCACTCTACTTACAGGAAGGCTCACCAAAGCCACAATTTCCCTCTCCAGTCATAATTATACCTCAAGCGCAAGTGGAAGAAGAGGATGACCGAGAGGTTGTTGAAGACCTCGGATGTGATGCTGATGAGCCTGCGCTCCCCAAAGTGGATCAGAAGGAGCCACAAGTGGCTCAGGTGATCCAGGAAAATAACTGTGTCGGGCAAGCTAAGAGGCATTTTTGCAGCCCCTCCGTATGTTCTGATGAGGACCATCAAGATGATGCAACTGAAAGAAGAGAGGAGAAGAAGCAGTCATCCATGGAGATAGGTCAAAAGATAGAAGACCCCTGTCAAGCTTCTATTGATGAAGCTCCAGCAGATGTCTCCATCTGTGACACAGACAGTAGCTGGATTGATTCGAAAG ATGACGACAAAACTATCACGACAAAGCAAATCAGAACTTTCCCGCCGACCCAGAGCGTCACCCTCGGGGTGGACACGCCCACTAAACGGTTCCCGGGCAGAGGAAGTAAAGTTCTCCGCAAAGGTCTCGGCTTTCGTCCAAAAGaggagatgaagaaaaaaaaag TCGCCATCATACGCAGGGCGGACCAGAATAAGGTCTCAGCCTTCCAGGCTCGAAAAAGTCTAGCCAAAGCTGCGGTCAAACATCCTCGGCCAGCTCTGCTTCACAGACGCAAAGCCGCAG GTGTAGAAAGCTCTCAGCCCTTAAGTGTCCACCAGTCCAGGGAGAGACCCACC GAGAGAACATACCGTAGTCCAGAGAAAAGGTCATCGCTCCCCAGGCCGTCCAAATCACTGACCCGCCACCTTCCTGCATCTGAACAAGAGGACAACAGCACCCCCTGCAGGCCAACCT GCACGGACTCTGGACGTTCCTGGTCAGCTCGCAGCGGCACTTCCACCCCCGGATCCACTGCGGTTACGCCCGGCACACCCCCTAGTTACTCCCGCACGCCCGGTTCGCGCACCCCCGGAAGCCACACACCCAAGTCCTTCAGCGTTCTCCAGGAGAAGAAGGTCGCCATCATCCGCACCCCGCCCAAATCGCCATCTTCAGCCCAGCGGCAGTTGAAGGTTCTCAACCAGCCCTTGCCTGACCTCAAGAATGTCAAGTCTAAGATTGGATCCACCGCCAACCTTAAACATCAACCCAAGGGTGGACAG GTCATGATTCCGAGCGTTAAGCTGGACTTTAGCCACGTGCAGGCTAAATGTGGCTCCCTGAACAAACTCCAGCACACCCCGGGCGGAGGAAAT GTCCAAATCCAGAGCAACAAAATCGACTTGAGCCACATCACTTCCAAATGCGGCTCCATGTCCAACATCCGCTACAGGCCAG GCGGAGGCAACGTTCGGATTGAGAATGTCAAGCTGGACTTTAAAGACAAAGCTCAACCCAAGATCGGCTCAATGGACAACGCCAGCCACATGCCGGGTGGCGGGAACGTGATG ATCGAGAGCCACAAGCTGAGCTTCCGTGAGACCGCCAAAGCCCGGGTGGACCACGGTGCGGaaatcgttgtcacccactcccCCGGGCTGGGGATGGGCGGCACCTCGCCTCACTTGTCCTCCGACGGCAGCATCAACCAACTGGATTCGCCGCAGCTCTGCACACTGGCCCAAGATGTTACGGCCGCGCTGGCCAAGCAGGGCTTATGA
- the LOC133168552 gene encoding microtubule-associated protein 4-like isoform X1 — protein sequence MLATVPLTSIGAHPIRLVSIVGAGTSLSLVAHPQQAGQGMADSRQPDEHWAPNGQENGQNGYSAYRENGFHGGAAAHPNATVCVSLSPSTVDDSANLPPSPPPSPSAQQIGPAPQDKLEPVSAFSAEEQQQDEQEEVAVCQEEEVTYGQAGALEQKDLLADAQVWGCEQAQAPELQNGGSRHREHSPSEQARLEEKTKKEAQEGNREKTVGAIQVISQCGEADTGSDSKTSFKFITTSEESEDEAEGRKSRMFSEHLCPVPGRFLSKLTLGEQMMGEDQQGEVFNEYSVPMPSPEDSSYPLMDFQINNLGDQTIDNKGSNLGISQKSPSRGKILEKAVTGGMKPDRLRIPKIGPKDRLTEFPLGNALPGDMKIPTIPEVDIEKDPSREASPVPPDTSFIFTSPETERERQKQDCKKFLCDPRTPARSETKGKDEIPEAQKPSDGTSALYLQEGSPKPQFPSPVIIIPQAQVEEEDDREVVEDLGCDADEPALPKVDQKEPQVAQVIQENNCVGQAKRHFCSPSVCSDEDHQDDATERREEKKQSSMEIGQKIEDPCQASIDEAPADVSICDTDSSWIDSKDDDKTITTKQIRTFPPTQSVTLGVDTPTKRFPGRGSKVLRKGLGFRPKEEMKKKKVAIIRRADQNKVSAFQARKSLAKAAVKHPRPALLHRRKAAGVESSQPLSVHQSRERPTPLSLHLSRQRTSSPTRPVLLKMAMQSQQSPGPDSACSLKRSPQVEAVLSEAPPTLACSRTAPQKNIQERTYRSPEKRSSLPRPSKSLTRHLPASEQEDNSTPCRPTCTDSGRSWSARSGTSTPGSTAVTPGTPPSYSRTPGSRTPGSHTPKSFSVLQEKKVAIIRTPPKSPSSAQRQLKVLNQPLPDLKNVKSKIGSTANLKHQPKGGQVMIPSVKLDFSHVQAKCGSLNKLQHTPGGGNVQIQSNKIDLSHITSKCGSMSNIRYRPGGGNVRIENVKLDFKDKAQPKIGSMDNASHMPGGGNVMIESHKLSFRETAKARVDHGAEIVVTHSPGLGMGGTSPHLSSDGSINQLDSPQLCTLAQDVTAALAKQGL from the exons ATGCTGGCAACCGTGCCGTTGACGTCCATCGG AGCACATCCAATCAGACTGGTCAGCATCGTTGGTGCAGGCACCTCTTTGAGTCTG GTGGCCCATCCCCAGCAGGCAGGTCAAGGCATGGCAGACAGTCGGCAGCCAGACGAGCATTGGGCCCCCAACGGCCAAGAGAACGGCCAGAACGGCTACTCGGCCTACCGTGAGAACGGATTCCACGGCGGGGCGGCTGCGCATCCCAACGCAACAG tgtgtgtgtctctttctCCCTCCACAGTGGATGACTCGGCCAATTtgcctccctcccctcctccctcTCCATCCGCTCAGCAGATTGGGCCGGCGCCACAAG ATAAATTAGAACCTGTCAGTGCTTTCTCTGCGGAGGAGCAACAACAGGATGAGCAGGAGGAAGTTGCCGTTTGCCAGGAGGAGGAAGTGACATATGGGCAAGCGGGCGCCTTAGAACAGAAAGATTTGCTAGCCGATGCGCAGGTTTGGGGCTGCGAGCAAGCTCAGGCACCTGAGCTGCAAAATGGAGGAAGTCGTCACAGGGAACACAGTCCTTCGGAACAAG CCCGACTCGAAGAAAAGACCAAAAAGGAGGCACAAGAGGGAAACCGGGAGAAAACCGTCGGAGCGATCCAAGTAATTTCACAATGTGGTGAAGCTGATACGGGCTCGGACTCAAAAACCTCCTTTAAGTTCATCACCACGTCTGAAGAGAGCGAAGATGAAGCGGAGGGACGGAAATCCAGAATGTTTTCTGAACACTTGTGCCCTGTCCCTGGAAGATTTTTATCCAAACTCACCCTTGGAGAGCAAATGATGGGTGAAGACCAACAAGGGGAGGTCTTTAACGAATATTCTGTCCCCATGCCTTCTCCTGAGGACTCTTCTTACCCTTTGATGGATTTTCAAATCAACAACCTTGGAGATCAAACAATCGATAATAAAGGATCTAATCTTGGAATATCGCAAAAATCACCTTCACGGGGGAAGATACTGGAAAAAGCTGTGACCGGTGGAATGAAACCAGATCGCCTCCGAATCCCAAAAATTGGTCCGAAAGACAGACTGACTGAGTTTCCTTTGGGGAACGCTCTACCCGGTGACATGAAGATACCAACAATTCCTGAAGTGGACATTGAGAAAGACCCTTCAAGAGAAGCCTCTCCTGTCCCACCGGACACTTCCTTCATCTTTACATCTCCAGAAACTGAGCGTGAGAGACAGAAACAAGATTGCAAGAAGTTCCTCTGTGATCCCAGAACACCTGCAAGGTCAGAAACAAAAGGAAAGGATGAGATCCCTGAAGCCCAAAAGCCCTCTGATGGAACGAGTGCACTCTACTTACAGGAAGGCTCACCAAAGCCACAATTTCCCTCTCCAGTCATAATTATACCTCAAGCGCAAGTGGAAGAAGAGGATGACCGAGAGGTTGTTGAAGACCTCGGATGTGATGCTGATGAGCCTGCGCTCCCCAAAGTGGATCAGAAGGAGCCACAAGTGGCTCAGGTGATCCAGGAAAATAACTGTGTCGGGCAAGCTAAGAGGCATTTTTGCAGCCCCTCCGTATGTTCTGATGAGGACCATCAAGATGATGCAACTGAAAGAAGAGAGGAGAAGAAGCAGTCATCCATGGAGATAGGTCAAAAGATAGAAGACCCCTGTCAAGCTTCTATTGATGAAGCTCCAGCAGATGTCTCCATCTGTGACACAGACAGTAGCTGGATTGATTCGAAAG ATGACGACAAAACTATCACGACAAAGCAAATCAGAACTTTCCCGCCGACCCAGAGCGTCACCCTCGGGGTGGACACGCCCACTAAACGGTTCCCGGGCAGAGGAAGTAAAGTTCTCCGCAAAGGTCTCGGCTTTCGTCCAAAAGaggagatgaagaaaaaaaaag TCGCCATCATACGCAGGGCGGACCAGAATAAGGTCTCAGCCTTCCAGGCTCGAAAAAGTCTAGCCAAAGCTGCGGTCAAACATCCTCGGCCAGCTCTGCTTCACAGACGCAAAGCCGCAG GTGTAGAAAGCTCTCAGCCCTTAAGTGTCCACCAGTCCAGGGAGAGACCCACC CCTTTGTCCTTGCATCTTTCTCGGCAGAGAACATCT AGCCCCACACGGCCCGTTCTGTTAAAAATGGCAATGCAGAGCCAGCAATCCCCGGGGCCTGACTCCGCATGTAGCCTGAAACGGAGCCCCCAGGTGGAGGCGGTGCTTAGTGAAGCCCCGCCCACCTTGGCATGCTCCCGCACTGCCCCTCAGAAAAACATACAG GAGAGAACATACCGTAGTCCAGAGAAAAGGTCATCGCTCCCCAGGCCGTCCAAATCACTGACCCGCCACCTTCCTGCATCTGAACAAGAGGACAACAGCACCCCCTGCAGGCCAACCT GCACGGACTCTGGACGTTCCTGGTCAGCTCGCAGCGGCACTTCCACCCCCGGATCCACTGCGGTTACGCCCGGCACACCCCCTAGTTACTCCCGCACGCCCGGTTCGCGCACCCCCGGAAGCCACACACCCAAGTCCTTCAGCGTTCTCCAGGAGAAGAAGGTCGCCATCATCCGCACCCCGCCCAAATCGCCATCTTCAGCCCAGCGGCAGTTGAAGGTTCTCAACCAGCCCTTGCCTGACCTCAAGAATGTCAAGTCTAAGATTGGATCCACCGCCAACCTTAAACATCAACCCAAGGGTGGACAG GTCATGATTCCGAGCGTTAAGCTGGACTTTAGCCACGTGCAGGCTAAATGTGGCTCCCTGAACAAACTCCAGCACACCCCGGGCGGAGGAAAT GTCCAAATCCAGAGCAACAAAATCGACTTGAGCCACATCACTTCCAAATGCGGCTCCATGTCCAACATCCGCTACAGGCCAG GCGGAGGCAACGTTCGGATTGAGAATGTCAAGCTGGACTTTAAAGACAAAGCTCAACCCAAGATCGGCTCAATGGACAACGCCAGCCACATGCCGGGTGGCGGGAACGTGATG ATCGAGAGCCACAAGCTGAGCTTCCGTGAGACCGCCAAAGCCCGGGTGGACCACGGTGCGGaaatcgttgtcacccactcccCCGGGCTGGGGATGGGCGGCACCTCGCCTCACTTGTCCTCCGACGGCAGCATCAACCAACTGGATTCGCCGCAGCTCTGCACACTGGCCCAAGATGTTACGGCCGCGCTGGCCAAGCAGGGCTTATGA
- the LOC133168552 gene encoding microtubule-associated protein 4-like isoform X3: MLATVPLTSIGAHPIRLVSIVGAGTSLSLVAHPQQAGQGMADSRQPDEHWAPNGQENGQNGYSAYRENGFHGGAAAHPNATVCVSLSPSTVDDSANLPPSPPPSPSAQQIGPAPQDKLEPVSAFSAEEQQQDEQEEVAVCQEEEVTYGQAGALEQKDLLADAQVWGCEQAQAPELQNGGSRHREHSPSEQARLEEKTKKEAQEGNREKTVGAIQVISQCGEADTGSDSKTSFKFITTSEESEDEAEGRKSRMFSEHLCPVPGRFLSKLTLGEQMMGEDQQGEVFNEYSVPMPSPEDSSYPLMDFQINNLGDQTIDNKGSNLGISQKSPSRGKILEKAVTGGMKPDRLRIPKIGPKDRLTEFPLGNALPGDMKIPTIPEVDIEKDPSREASPVPPDTSFIFTSPETERERQKQDCKKFLCDPRTPARSETKGKDEIPEAQKPSDGTSALYLQEGSPKPQFPSPVIIIPQAQVEEEDDREVVEDLGCDADEPALPKVDQKEPQVAQVIQENNCVGQAKRHFCSPSVCSDEDHQDDATERREEKKQSSMEIGQKIEDPCQASIDEAPADVSICDTDSSWIDSKDDDKTITTKQIRTFPPTQSVTLGVDTPTKRFPGRGSKVLRKGLGFRPKEEMKKKKVAIIRRADQNKVSAFQARKSLAKAAVKHPRPALLHRRKAAGVESSQPLSVHQSRERPTSPTRPVLLKMAMQSQQSPGPDSACSLKRSPQVEAVLSEAPPTLACSRTAPQKNIQERTYRSPEKRSSLPRPSKSLTRHLPASEQEDNSTPCRPTCTDSGRSWSARSGTSTPGSTAVTPGTPPSYSRTPGSRTPGSHTPKSFSVLQEKKVAIIRTPPKSPSSAQRQLKVLNQPLPDLKNVKSKIGSTANLKHQPKGGQVMIPSVKLDFSHVQAKCGSLNKLQHTPGGGNVQIQSNKIDLSHITSKCGSMSNIRYRPGGGNVRIENVKLDFKDKAQPKIGSMDNASHMPGGGNVMIESHKLSFRETAKARVDHGAEIVVTHSPGLGMGGTSPHLSSDGSINQLDSPQLCTLAQDVTAALAKQGL; the protein is encoded by the exons ATGCTGGCAACCGTGCCGTTGACGTCCATCGG AGCACATCCAATCAGACTGGTCAGCATCGTTGGTGCAGGCACCTCTTTGAGTCTG GTGGCCCATCCCCAGCAGGCAGGTCAAGGCATGGCAGACAGTCGGCAGCCAGACGAGCATTGGGCCCCCAACGGCCAAGAGAACGGCCAGAACGGCTACTCGGCCTACCGTGAGAACGGATTCCACGGCGGGGCGGCTGCGCATCCCAACGCAACAG tgtgtgtgtctctttctCCCTCCACAGTGGATGACTCGGCCAATTtgcctccctcccctcctccctcTCCATCCGCTCAGCAGATTGGGCCGGCGCCACAAG ATAAATTAGAACCTGTCAGTGCTTTCTCTGCGGAGGAGCAACAACAGGATGAGCAGGAGGAAGTTGCCGTTTGCCAGGAGGAGGAAGTGACATATGGGCAAGCGGGCGCCTTAGAACAGAAAGATTTGCTAGCCGATGCGCAGGTTTGGGGCTGCGAGCAAGCTCAGGCACCTGAGCTGCAAAATGGAGGAAGTCGTCACAGGGAACACAGTCCTTCGGAACAAG CCCGACTCGAAGAAAAGACCAAAAAGGAGGCACAAGAGGGAAACCGGGAGAAAACCGTCGGAGCGATCCAAGTAATTTCACAATGTGGTGAAGCTGATACGGGCTCGGACTCAAAAACCTCCTTTAAGTTCATCACCACGTCTGAAGAGAGCGAAGATGAAGCGGAGGGACGGAAATCCAGAATGTTTTCTGAACACTTGTGCCCTGTCCCTGGAAGATTTTTATCCAAACTCACCCTTGGAGAGCAAATGATGGGTGAAGACCAACAAGGGGAGGTCTTTAACGAATATTCTGTCCCCATGCCTTCTCCTGAGGACTCTTCTTACCCTTTGATGGATTTTCAAATCAACAACCTTGGAGATCAAACAATCGATAATAAAGGATCTAATCTTGGAATATCGCAAAAATCACCTTCACGGGGGAAGATACTGGAAAAAGCTGTGACCGGTGGAATGAAACCAGATCGCCTCCGAATCCCAAAAATTGGTCCGAAAGACAGACTGACTGAGTTTCCTTTGGGGAACGCTCTACCCGGTGACATGAAGATACCAACAATTCCTGAAGTGGACATTGAGAAAGACCCTTCAAGAGAAGCCTCTCCTGTCCCACCGGACACTTCCTTCATCTTTACATCTCCAGAAACTGAGCGTGAGAGACAGAAACAAGATTGCAAGAAGTTCCTCTGTGATCCCAGAACACCTGCAAGGTCAGAAACAAAAGGAAAGGATGAGATCCCTGAAGCCCAAAAGCCCTCTGATGGAACGAGTGCACTCTACTTACAGGAAGGCTCACCAAAGCCACAATTTCCCTCTCCAGTCATAATTATACCTCAAGCGCAAGTGGAAGAAGAGGATGACCGAGAGGTTGTTGAAGACCTCGGATGTGATGCTGATGAGCCTGCGCTCCCCAAAGTGGATCAGAAGGAGCCACAAGTGGCTCAGGTGATCCAGGAAAATAACTGTGTCGGGCAAGCTAAGAGGCATTTTTGCAGCCCCTCCGTATGTTCTGATGAGGACCATCAAGATGATGCAACTGAAAGAAGAGAGGAGAAGAAGCAGTCATCCATGGAGATAGGTCAAAAGATAGAAGACCCCTGTCAAGCTTCTATTGATGAAGCTCCAGCAGATGTCTCCATCTGTGACACAGACAGTAGCTGGATTGATTCGAAAG ATGACGACAAAACTATCACGACAAAGCAAATCAGAACTTTCCCGCCGACCCAGAGCGTCACCCTCGGGGTGGACACGCCCACTAAACGGTTCCCGGGCAGAGGAAGTAAAGTTCTCCGCAAAGGTCTCGGCTTTCGTCCAAAAGaggagatgaagaaaaaaaaag TCGCCATCATACGCAGGGCGGACCAGAATAAGGTCTCAGCCTTCCAGGCTCGAAAAAGTCTAGCCAAAGCTGCGGTCAAACATCCTCGGCCAGCTCTGCTTCACAGACGCAAAGCCGCAG GTGTAGAAAGCTCTCAGCCCTTAAGTGTCCACCAGTCCAGGGAGAGACCCACC AGCCCCACACGGCCCGTTCTGTTAAAAATGGCAATGCAGAGCCAGCAATCCCCGGGGCCTGACTCCGCATGTAGCCTGAAACGGAGCCCCCAGGTGGAGGCGGTGCTTAGTGAAGCCCCGCCCACCTTGGCATGCTCCCGCACTGCCCCTCAGAAAAACATACAG GAGAGAACATACCGTAGTCCAGAGAAAAGGTCATCGCTCCCCAGGCCGTCCAAATCACTGACCCGCCACCTTCCTGCATCTGAACAAGAGGACAACAGCACCCCCTGCAGGCCAACCT GCACGGACTCTGGACGTTCCTGGTCAGCTCGCAGCGGCACTTCCACCCCCGGATCCACTGCGGTTACGCCCGGCACACCCCCTAGTTACTCCCGCACGCCCGGTTCGCGCACCCCCGGAAGCCACACACCCAAGTCCTTCAGCGTTCTCCAGGAGAAGAAGGTCGCCATCATCCGCACCCCGCCCAAATCGCCATCTTCAGCCCAGCGGCAGTTGAAGGTTCTCAACCAGCCCTTGCCTGACCTCAAGAATGTCAAGTCTAAGATTGGATCCACCGCCAACCTTAAACATCAACCCAAGGGTGGACAG GTCATGATTCCGAGCGTTAAGCTGGACTTTAGCCACGTGCAGGCTAAATGTGGCTCCCTGAACAAACTCCAGCACACCCCGGGCGGAGGAAAT GTCCAAATCCAGAGCAACAAAATCGACTTGAGCCACATCACTTCCAAATGCGGCTCCATGTCCAACATCCGCTACAGGCCAG GCGGAGGCAACGTTCGGATTGAGAATGTCAAGCTGGACTTTAAAGACAAAGCTCAACCCAAGATCGGCTCAATGGACAACGCCAGCCACATGCCGGGTGGCGGGAACGTGATG ATCGAGAGCCACAAGCTGAGCTTCCGTGAGACCGCCAAAGCCCGGGTGGACCACGGTGCGGaaatcgttgtcacccactcccCCGGGCTGGGGATGGGCGGCACCTCGCCTCACTTGTCCTCCGACGGCAGCATCAACCAACTGGATTCGCCGCAGCTCTGCACACTGGCCCAAGATGTTACGGCCGCGCTGGCCAAGCAGGGCTTATGA